A part of Tigriopus californicus strain San Diego chromosome 10, Tcal_SD_v2.1, whole genome shotgun sequence genomic DNA contains:
- the LOC131888907 gene encoding F-box only protein 31-like, protein MSDMPNNNCDDENDDDASLSLIDLPPEILCHVVSFLPVVSVPALAQSCRVGQSICDTETVWDALTRREYRIHLQPHSGFSSKAFFQKILVKYGRYLGLWQRFDLEHYGSLHQFYYHDHALHFIEWIPPCNPNVLSNLRVKHFFSIGLDLEHNVLINAEPKDRWLGGSIIEIKDLKDRLWLDLSNCPDLTLDPLSWFEELNHFAMIYTGAPYNRGEHQLLTMQFLSLYHKRTNLCFQRLKQLSPPNPSEVPIRPGLFKGTYGPHGIEIVNLQFQQTGDDETEFLCIKVTGDPNIPFDQVTFKGNLSDFIVLSSDEQADLQCLSEVLPDKNQPKLNWKEHPAQSLIIPNQVQTRSDLPQVRNAQSRFLCQCQIAGHGFRHPQFISGHFLVINDDLFAVLFIELASLSFYHRIQTDLDRVCFDPLSECESAMSADAIDQE, encoded by the coding sequence atgagtGATATGCCCAATAACAACTGTGATgacgaaaatgatgatgatgcttccCTGTCACTCATTGATCTACCTCCTGAGATCCTCTGCCACGTGGTGTCATTCCTACCCGTGGTCTCTGTGCCTGCCTTGGCTCAATCGTGTCGCGTTGGCCAATCCATCTGTGATACCGAGACCGTTTGGGACGCATTGACTCGAAGGGAATATCGCATCCATCTCCAGCCTCATAGTGGCTTCTCGTCCAAGGCTTTTTTCCAGAAAATCCTCGTCAAATACGGCCGATATCTCGGGTTATGGCAGCGATTCGATCTCGAGCACTACGGCAGTCTACATCAATTTTATTACCACGATCATgctcttcatttcattgaatGGATTCCACCTTGCAATCCGAATGTCCTGAGCAATCTCCGGGTCAAGCACTTCTTTTCCATAGGCCTGGATTTGGAGCACAATGTTCTCATTAATGCAGAGCCCAAGGATCGGTGGTTGGGAGGATCAATCATTGAGATCAAGGACTTGAAAGACCGTTTGTGGTTGGACTTGTCCAATTGCCCAGACCTGACCTTGGATCCCCTCTCCTGGTTTGAGGAGTTGAATCATTTCGCCATGATCTACACGGGTGCACCTTACAATCGAGGAGAGCATCAGTTGTTGACCATGCAATTCCTCAGTTTGTACCATAAGCGTACCAACCTGTGTTTCCAAAGGTTGAAACAATTGAGCCCGCCCAATCCCAGTGAAGTCCCCATTCGTCCAGGGTTGTTCAAAGGCACCTATGGACCCCATGGCATTGAAATAGTCAACTTACAGTTCCAACAAACCGGTGACGATGAGACCGAATTTTTGTGCATTAAGGTGACCGGTGATCCCAATATCCCATTTGATCAAGTCACTTTCAAAGGGAACCTTTCAGACTTTATCGTACTGAGCTCCGATGAGCAGGCCGACCTTCAGTGCCTCAGTGAAGTCCTGCCGGATAAAAATCAGCCTAAGCTTAATTGGAAAGAGCATCCTGCACAATCCTTGATTATCCCGAACCAAGTCCAGACTCGCTCAGATTTACCCCAGGTGCGAAACGCGCAATCCCGATTTTTGTGCCAATGCCAGATTGCGGGTCACGGGTTTCGACATCCCCAATTCATCTCTGGGCACTTTCTTGTGATAAACGACGACCTGTTCGCtgttctctttattgaattggCGTCCTTGAGCTTCTATCATCGGATTCAGACCGATCTCGATCGCGTTTGTTTTGATCCCCTCTCTGAATGTGAATCTGCGATGTCAGCAGATGCTATTGATCAGGAATAG